The Glandiceps talaboti chromosome 19, keGlaTala1.1, whole genome shotgun sequence genome contains a region encoding:
- the LOC144450158 gene encoding uncharacterized protein LOC144450158, protein MSAPLTWMYSERKMEQFLQETKAKLHDLSSHDKIHVVIGNEACDLDSTVSAVTYAWFLAKTRSSTQDVVFIPVLNIPQEDYRLRTEVTYFLRRLGITDTSLVFRDNIDLRDLHSQGKLSLTLVDQNVLPQKDTDLESIVVEVIDHHSNQRGDGDDNCSVTIEMVGSCATLVAEKMKSTNGELFTEEISTLLLGTILLDTVNFDPAAGKTTFKDEQIAVELQEHCPNVDKTELFESLQSAKCDMSGLQTSEILRKDLKCVCNDAINIGISSVTMHLETFLERDNIMEDLGNFCTSQNIDMLVVMAITIDEEITRQLAIFTSHHPGIKQDLIFTLECSISPDLDLSPMVTEYDTMATYYQGNIKASRKKILPIVKEFLDNMDTSKMKKIALKTPDSETMDMSSDTSGKESALLDFSSSSPSTSTNTPMSPEQTADLFGLDSLTTTTTSTHAESENDNTNNNADFDPFGNEFTSEFINPTITTSDQKTLDSLVDLEPDVVASPNKANNNLVEYDIFASPAQQPNQDLFGLDDFTQSNTTKDDYLSPSDPFASGDPVSSQDDASNLVDLLQPEGVSGSVPISIPGRLSGNPNENMNLSPLIPLTPQNSFAELSELEDGRERILDLCNPDIANAVNERLRQVENDGTYSSSIFETENNHNSDNPVHNPSNAENVVFTKTSLSATEIDSNVVANVLANDMTVDGDDRIDFTKKEINDDRMNIVASMLATEACDVTDRTQFAKRDINNQEMIRDNVVAKILASDMENGEIGTERITFVTRNIDNQDMISKNVVAKILARDMETDATQSFRRQGNQLDSDVQSSNIVAKMLASDMGDVEPEISFVESRNAPDNDIQSSNIVANMLADDMVGQSEISFPMKEDLFTIERPTANIVAQVIVDDLDDISVNRTEEINDVVENQESSITFQKNDSSGANIVAETLADDMARDVDAENGTSFINRDINDMTDSNIVAGVFADEMNNDKNVEFTFAEKNTDERDNVVAKVFAEDMMNDIVHENNEEFTFTERNIAEKDNVVAKVFAEDMMNNIVHENNEEFTFTEKNIAEKDNVVAKVFAADMMNDIVHENNEEFTFTERNIAEKDNVVAKVFAEDMINDINRRKGFNLPKNDISNIVPSARTTNVAAYMLAYTSFDETGNAEITANGESPNDGDQTNGDQSASNDGISPDSRSFVPIDESASSSGLTVADIEQHQESYLYNKRVSSPSGESESQTSGDDVSTTSGSFTCNDMPSPLHRPITSIAETDEPISSEEEHVAMETITKEDVIESDIMEPEDIRVVIGQEAEEEIITVEVRGVSESVPDTPQNVRTLSDKDQNRKNDMERIVENGDMTAEVKQAVKNYVDRYEDEDEYLRNESGRRVEESIAKASPRKKRMSDASMEAEKRMAGIKLNEEWQDDDEILTHHAMIGEDWGDDVIQIDPMIPVPPKEDEHAIRPATLELGAKPKTKKKVTLPAELMMDDNDDTFSFDLERIDDIPTPDMRTPSLRDDSSLLMTSGEMEWEDDTPLPKTTSSEAIPEYTAEEEMKDSRQWRVVEIGGRGHSMDMKVINPYKKVLSHGGYYGDGLNAIIVFAACYLPEKTRKDYNYVMENLFLYVISTLDLLVAQDYMMVYFHGGCNKYQAPNLGWLKRCYKMIDRRLRKNLKGLLLVHPNFWLKTVVRFSRPFISSKFIRKLRFVSTLAELKQLVPLEYVYIPDQVKKFDDKKRKKKVLSEIDKKWLGLTEKYWRSFKNLNKRRRGDHQLLLEEDLSLQEITRKQNQIQLMELKKMLKRRKKRQKRVRKSSEVTDEIELWLSDDEDGGGGDSKDWFDDVDVEDLEAMTQF, encoded by the exons cATGACTTGTCCTCCCATGACAAGATCCATGTTGTCATTGGCAACGAGGCATGTGATTTAGACTCCACAGTATCAGCTGTTACCTATGCCTGGTTTCTAGCAAAG ACAAGATCTAGTACACAGGATGTCGTTTTCATACCAGTACTAAATATACCACAGGAAGACTATCGACTTCGTACAGAAGTCACATACTTCCTACGACGGCTGGGAATCACTGATACCAGCTTAGTATTCCGGGATAACATTGATCTCCGGGACCTTCACAGTCAGGGAAAATTATCATTAACCCTTGTCGACCAGAATGTTTTGCCTCAAAAAGATACAGATCTGGAAAGCATTGTTGTGGAGGTGATAGATCACCATAGCAACCAACGTGGTGATGGAGATGATAACTGTTCTGTTACCATAGAGATGGTTGGGTCATGTGCTACCTTGGTTGCAGAGAAGATGAAGAGTACAAATGGGGAATTGTTTACAGAGGAGATATCAACTCTTCTACTGG gAACTATTCTGTTGGATACCGTGAACTTTGACCCAGCAGCTGGCAAGACAACCTTCAAAGATGAACagatagctgttgaactacagGAACATTGTCCTAATGTTGACAAGACGGAGTTGTTTGAGTCCTTGCAGTCAGCGAAATGTGATATGTCTG GTTTGCAAACCAGTGAGATACTGCGGAAGGATTTGAAGTGTGTTTGTAATGATGCTATCAACATTGGAATTAGTTCTGTTACAATGCATCTAGAG ACTTTCCTTGAAAGAGATAATATCATGGAAGATCTTGGGAATTTTTGCACatcacaaaatattgatatgcttgttgtcatggcaatcaCCATTGATGAAGAAATCACGAGACAGCTAGCCATCTTCACAAGCCATCATCCTGGTATCAAACAAGATTTGATATTTACACTGGAATGCTCAATATCACCTGATTTAGATCTGTCTCCCATGGTTACAGAATAtgataccatggcaacatattaCCAAGGCAACATCAAGGCATCCAGGAAGAAGATTCTGCCAATCGTGAAAGAATTCTTAGATAATATGGATACTTCAAAAATGAAGAAGATTGCTCTAAAAACTCCTGATAGTGAAACCATGGATATGAGTAGTGATACAAGTGGTAAAGAGTCTGCGTTATTAGACTTCTCATCATCGTCTCCATCCACCAGTACAAACACACCAATGAGTCCCGAGCAAACAGCTGACCTTTTCGGCTTGGATTcgttgacaacaacaacaaccagtACACATGCTGAATCTGAAAATGATAATACAAACAATAATGCTGATTTTGATCCGTTCGGAAATGAATTTACGTCCGAATTTATCAACCCCACAATTACTACAAGTGATCAGAAAACTCTTGATTCGTTGGTCGACTTGGAACCAGACGTTGTTGCATCACCGAACAAAGCTAATAATAATCTTGTAGAGTACGATATCTTCGCATCCCCAGCGCAACAACCAAACCAAGATTTGTTCGGTTTAGATGACTTTACTCAAAGCAATACAACAAAGGATGATTATTTATCACCCAGCGATCCGTTTGCGTCTGGAGACCCGGTGTCATCTCAGGATGACGCAAGTAATCTTGTCGATCTTCTCCAACCGGAAGGTGTCAGTGGTTCGGTACCTATTTCAATACCTGGAAGATTATCAGGGAATCCAAATGAGAATATGAATCTGAGTCCATTAATACCACTCACACCACAAAACTCGTTTGCAGAACTTAGTGAACTTGAAGATGGTCGAGAAAGAATCTTGGATTTATGTAATCCAGACATTGCCAACGCTGTAAACGAGAGATTACGTCAAGTTGAAAATGACGGAACGTATAGCAGCAGCATTTTTGAAACCGAAAACAATCACAATTCAGATAATCCTGTGCATAATCCAAGCAACGCCGAGAATGTTGTCTTCACGAAGACAAGTTTGTCCGCGACCGAAATTGACAGTAACGTTGTCGCAAATGTGCTCGCAAATGATATGACAGTGGATGGGGATGACCGTATAGATTTcaccaagaaagaaataaatgatgatCGTATGAACATAGTCGCAAGTATGCTCGCTACCGAAGCGTGTGACGTCACTGATCGTACGCAGTTTGCGAAGAGAGATATTAATAACCAAGAAATGATAAGAGACAACGTTGTTGCGAAAATTCTCGCGAGCGATATGGAAAATGGTGAAATCGGTACAGAGAGGATAACATTTGTTACAAGAAATATTGACAATCAGGATATGATCAGTAAGAACGTTGTTGCGAAAATCCTCGCCCGTGATATGGAGACAGATGCAACGCAGTCGTTTCGTAGACAAGGAAATCAACTAGATAGTGACGTGCAGAGTAGTAACATTGTTGCAAAAATGTTAGCAAGTGATATGGGTGATGTTGAACCAGAAATCAGTTTTGTAGAAAGCAGAAATGCACCGGATAATGACATACAGAGTAGTAACATTGTTGCAAACATGCTAGCCGATGATATGGTAGGGCAGAGTGAAATTTCTTTCCCAATGAAGGAAGATCTGTTTACGATTGAAAGACCAACAGCGAACATTGTCGCTCAAGTGATTGTTGACGACTTAGATGATATTTCGGTGAATCGGACAGAAGAAATTAACGATGTCGTAGAGAACCAAGAGTCAAGCATTACGTTTCAAAAGAATGACAGCAGTGGTGCAAACATCGTTGCTGAAACATTAGCTGATGATATGGCTCGTGATGTTGATGCAGAGAACGGTACATCATTTATAAACCGAGATATTAACGATATGACAGATAGTAACATCGTTGCTGGCGTGTTTGCTGATGAGATGAATAACGACAAAAATGTAGAGTTTACATTTGCTGAGAAAAATACGGACGAGAGAGACAATGTTGTAGCAAAGGTGTTTGCAGAAGATATGATGAACGATATTGTTCATGAAAATAACGAAGAATTTACGTTCACCGAGAGGAATATCGCAGAGAAAGATAATGTTGTAGCAAAGGTGTTTGCGGAAGATATGATGAATAATATCGTTCATGAAAATAACGAAGAATTTACGTTCACCGAGAAGAATATCGCAGAGAAAGATAATGTTGTAGCAAAGGTGTTTGCAGCAGATATGATGAACGATATTGTTCATGAAAATAACGAAGAATTTACGTTCACCGAGAGGAATATCGCAGAGAAAGATAATGTTGTAGCAAAGGTTTTTGCAGAAGATATGATAAATGACATTAATCGTAGGAAAGGTTTCAATTTGCCGAAGAACGATATTTCAAATATCGTTCCTTCAGCAAGGACTACAAATGTGGCTGCGTATATGCTAGCATATACTTCATTTGATGAAACAGGAAATGCAGAAATAACCGCCAACGGTGAAAGTCCAAACGATGGTGACCAGACCAATGGCGATCAATCAGCATCAAACGATGGAATTAGTCCGGACTCCAGATCGTTTGTACCGATAGATGAATCAGCGTCGTCCAGTGGACTTACTGTTGCTGACATCGAACAACATCAGG AATCGTATTTGTACAACAAAAGAGTATCGAGTCCCAGTGGAGAGAGCGAGTCTCAGACTAGTGGTGACGATGTTTCTACAACCAGTGGTTCGTTTACCTGTAATGACATGCCATCGCCTCTACATCGTCCAATCACAAGCATAGCAGAAACAGATGAACCAATCAGTAGTGAAGAAGaacatgttgccatggaaaccatcACCAAGGAGGATGTGATCGAGAGTGATATCATGGAGCCAGAAGATATCAGAGTTGTGATTGGTCAAGAAGCTGAAGAAGAAATAATTACGGTGGAAGTCAGAGGAGTTTCTGAAAGTGTCCCGGACACACCACAAAATGTAAGGACGTTATCTGACAAAGACCAAAACCGAAAGAACGACATGGAACGCATAGTTGAAAACGGAGACATGACAGCCGAAGTCAAACAAGCTGTCAAGAATTACGTCGACAGATATGAAGACGAAGACGAGTATCTGAGGAACGAGTCTGGGAGGAGGGTTGAGGAGAGCATCGCCAAGGCATCGCCACGGAAGAAACGAATGTCGGATGCATCCATGGAAGCGGAGAAGAGGATGGCGGGGATAAAACTGAATGAAGAATGGCAGGACGATGATGAGATTTTAACACATCACGCTATGATTGGTGAAGACTGGggtgatgatgtcatacagATTGATCCTATGATACCTGTACCTCCTAAAGAAGATGAACATGCCATCAGACCTG CTACCCTGGAATTAGGTGCCAAACCGAAAACCAAGAAAAAAGTGACATTACCAGCAGAACTGATGATGGATGATAACGATGACACTTTCAGTTTTGACTTGGAAAGAATCGATGATATACCAACACCAGATATGAGAACACCAAGTCTTAGGGATGACAGTAGTTTGCTAATGACCAGTGGTGAAATGGAATGGGAAG ATGATACACCACTGCCTAAGACTACATCATCTGAAGCTATCCCAGAATACACTGCAGAGGAAGAGATGAAAGACAGTAGACAGTGGAGAGTTGTAGAGATCGGTGGAAGGGGTCACAGTATGGATATGAAAGTTATCAATCCATATAAGAAAGTTTTATCACATGGAG GTTACTATGGCGATGGATTAAATGCAATCATAGTATTTGCTGCATGTTATTTACCAGAGAAGACACGAAAAGATTATAACTATGTGATGGAGAATCTATTCCT GTATGTGATAAGTACACTAGATTTACTAGTAGCCCAGGATTACATGATggtatacttccatggtggaTGTAACAAATACCAAGCACCTAATCTGGGATGGTTGAAACGTTGTTACAAGATGATTGACAGAAG ACTTAGAAAGAATCTGAAAGGGTTGTTACTTGTACATCCTAATTTCTGGTTGAAAACCGTAGTTAGGTTTTCTAGACCATTTATAAG TTCAAAGTTCATTCGTAAGTTACGATTTGTAAGTACCTTAGCAGAATTAAAACAATTGGTGCCATTAGAGTATGTCTATATACCGGATCAAGTGAAAAA